A single window of Granulicella sibirica DNA harbors:
- the coaBC gene encoding bifunctional phosphopantothenoylcysteine decarboxylase/phosphopantothenate--cysteine ligase CoaBC, whose amino-acid sequence MPDKNGIGPDKVTVGVCGGIAAYKAAELVRALQGKGLDVHVVMTRSAEQFITHLTFASLTGHKVHTSLWENPANPATGDDGAVRSVGFIEHIAEAQSTKVLVVAPATANALARFANGLADDFLSTLYLATTAPVIVAPAMNVNMWNHPATRANVAKLRERGVQVIEPDAGYLACGMVGSGRLADIATIADAVVTTLKQSFAVRDLAGETILITAGGTREPIDPVRFLGNRSSGKMGYALAEAAAQRGARVLLVSAPTALAVPPGCEFVPIIEAAEMQQAVLAHLPEATMVIAAAAVADFRPSHVAAQKIKRKGPITLTLEPTEDIVRAAVAQRAPGTFVIAFAAETEDALHNARAKLLRKGVDAIVVNDVSLPGLGFDSDRNAAIFLTESSAVDLPESPKQVLAHRILDEAVQQKREQKAVRWQTLACGPKD is encoded by the coding sequence ATGCCTGACAAGAACGGCATCGGGCCTGACAAGGTCACCGTCGGCGTCTGCGGTGGCATCGCCGCCTACAAAGCCGCCGAACTCGTCCGCGCGCTGCAGGGCAAAGGTCTCGACGTCCACGTCGTCATGACGCGCTCGGCCGAGCAGTTCATCACGCATCTCACCTTCGCCTCGCTTACCGGCCACAAGGTCCACACCAGCCTCTGGGAGAACCCGGCCAACCCGGCCACGGGCGATGACGGTGCCGTCAGATCTGTGGGATTTATAGAGCACATCGCCGAGGCGCAGTCCACGAAGGTCCTCGTCGTCGCCCCCGCAACGGCGAACGCTCTCGCCCGCTTCGCCAACGGCCTCGCCGACGACTTCCTCTCGACCCTCTATCTCGCCACCACCGCCCCGGTGATCGTCGCCCCCGCGATGAACGTCAACATGTGGAACCACCCCGCGACCCGGGCAAACGTCGCGAAACTCCGCGAACGTGGCGTTCAGGTCATCGAGCCGGACGCTGGGTACCTTGCTTGCGGCATGGTCGGCAGCGGTCGCCTCGCCGACATCGCTACGATCGCCGACGCAGTCGTCACCACCCTCAAACAGTCCTTCGCCGTACGCGACCTCGCCGGAGAGACCATCCTCATCACCGCCGGCGGCACACGCGAGCCGATCGATCCCGTCCGCTTCCTGGGCAACCGCTCCAGCGGCAAGATGGGCTACGCCCTCGCCGAAGCCGCCGCCCAGCGTGGAGCCCGCGTGCTCCTCGTCAGCGCCCCGACGGCTCTCGCAGTGCCTCCAGGCTGCGAGTTCGTCCCCATCATCGAAGCCGCAGAGATGCAGCAGGCTGTGCTCGCTCATCTTCCCGAAGCCACGATGGTGATCGCAGCCGCAGCGGTTGCAGACTTCCGGCCGAGCCACGTAGCAGCGCAGAAGATCAAGCGCAAAGGCCCGATCACCCTCACCCTCGAACCCACCGAAGACATCGTCCGCGCCGCCGTCGCCCAGCGTGCGCCCGGCACCTTCGTCATCGCCTTTGCCGCCGAAACCGAGGACGCCCTGCACAACGCCCGGGCCAAGCTTCTCCGCAAAGGCGTCGACGCTATCGTCGTCAACGACGTCTCCCTGCCCGGCCTCGGCTTCGATTCCGACCGAAATGCCGCCATCTTCCTCACCGAGAGCTCGGCCGTCGACCTTCCCGAATCGCCAAAACAAGTTCTCGCACACCGAATCCTGGACGAAGCCGTCCAACAGAAACGTGAACAGAAAGCTGTAAGATGGCAAACATTGGCCTGCGGCCCGAAAGACTGA